A window of Actinomadura viridis genomic DNA:
GACGAGGCTGACAATGGGGCATTTCTGACCTGTTGCCCGTATGTGAACGGGGTGTTAAACACCTCGTGACCGGGCCGACAGGGCTGAGACGCTGGTCACACCGCCGGACGGTCGCGTTCCGGCCGTCACCCGCCGAGACTCCACGCGAAGGTCGCCGCGATCGGGTAGTGGTCGGACAGCATCGTGTCATCGGCCGTACGGAACCGCGCGTTCTCGTTGGAGTAGCCGGTGAGGCGCAGCCGGACGTCCCCGCCGTCCCGGAACAGGATCTTGTCGACCACCTCGCAGTCGTCGGTGACCTGGGAGTCGTCGCAGACCAGCGCGGGGTCGCCGGCCGCGGGCGGCACCCCGCCCCGCGCGTCCGCCACCCAGGCGTCGGTGAACCCGCCCGCCGCGACCAGTTCACGGATGTTGTCCTCGGCGCGGGTGTAGCGGGTGTTGGTGTCCCCCATCACCACCACCGCCCGGCCCGCGGAATGCGCCGTGATGTACGCCGAGATCTGGCTGATGTTCGCCCGGCGCGCCGCGAGGTCGGCCTGTGCCGTGCCCGCGTTGGCATGGAGGTTGTAGAGGTCGATGGAGACGCCGTCCGCGAGCTGGAGCC
This region includes:
- a CDS encoding endonuclease/exonuclease/phosphatase family protein; this translates as MRIPLLSAAAVALALSMVSGTAQAEPGGTFSVLTYNVAGLPAWLSSGDPEHNTKPIGERVNGYDVVNVQEDFNYHADLYSTDEHPYRTPTSGGVPFGSGLNTMADFPYSDLRRVKWSSCNWTDCLTPKGFTYKRLQLADGVSIDLYNLHANAGTAQADLAARRANISQISAYITAHSAGRAVVVMGDTNTRYTRAEDNIRELVAAGGFTDAWVADARGGVPPAAGDPALVCDDSQVTDDCEVVDKILFRDGGDVRLRLTGYSNENARFRTADDTMLSDHYPIAATFAWSLGG